Genomic segment of Kibdelosporangium phytohabitans:
GCGGTCTCCGGGGAGATGCCCGCGGCCTTCGCGACCTGACGCAGCGACAGATTCGGGTTCTGCCGCATCAGGTTCATCGCCAGCCTGCGTTTCTCCAGGCTGTTGATCGGCCGCACGCGGCCGTCCTGGCCGATCCGGCTCTCCGGCTGCGGGACCCCGCCGCTGCGCCGGACCTCGCCGATCGTCTTGGCCGACAGGCCGGTCACGCTCGCGATCAGCCGGTCCGACCAATGTGGATGGCTGGTCACGATGCTCTTCGCCGCGGCCTTGCGTTCGGCCAGCGACAGCGGCAGCCCGTGTGCGACGTTCGACCGCACAGCGAGCACGAACGCGTCGGCTTCGTCACCGTCGAAGAACCGGACCGCGATGTCGGGGTGGTTGCGGAGCCGGGCCGCCCGCAACCGGTGCACGCCGTCGATCACGCGCATCGTCCCGCGGTGCACGATGATCGGCGGCAGTTCGTCCGGTGTGTCGGCGAGCGCCCTGACGTGTTCGAGGTTCTCGCCCGCGGTCCTCGGCGACCCGGCGACACGCAGCGCCCTGATCGGGATACGGACCACCGGGCCCGCGCCCGCACTCATCTCGAGGCAGTCGAATTCTTCCCGGGGAAGGCTGACAGCGGCGAAGTTGGTCACCTCGACCTCCAGTCCTCACAGCGAACCTGGTGACCCGCAAGATGTGACCCAGGTTGGCAGCCGTGCCGTCACGCACACCAGTGACAGCACCACGAGGCCGAAATGACGGACTGTGTCCCCTTATATGATTTTCTCACCCCTATGGTTCTCAGCTCTTCGATTTGCCCGCGCGCACTCCGATGAGAACGCCCGCACCTGCGATGACAATCGCGCCGGCAATCCAGACCCACACCGGGATTCCGCCGCTCCCACCGCTTTGACCGGCGTTCGGGGTTGCCGTCGCGGTCGTCGCGGCTGACGCGCTCACCGGCGGAGCGGCGGCCGACGACGCGGGCGGAGAACTAGGGGTGCTCGGGGGTGCCGACACAGGCGCCGGAACAGCGGCGGTGAGCGTGAACGGCACCTTCCCGCTCACGGGGTCGCCGTCCGCCGAGATGACGCGATAGGAGACCGTGTACTGCCCGGCCGGGCCGACCGGCGTGACCGGAGCGGTGACGACCTGCGCGGCGACCGTGACCTGGCCGACGGTCCACTGCTCCCCACCGGGACCGGCCACCGAGACAGCGCCCGGCTCGACCTGCACGGCCTCACTGAACGTGAGCTGGATCTGCGCGGGCGGGGCGGCCAGCGCGGCCCCCTTCGCCGGGTTGCTGCTCTTCAGCTCGGTGTGCGCGAGCGCGGGCACAGCCGTGGACAGCAGCGCTGTCGCACTGAGCAACAACGCGGCGGAGAAACGCCTGACGAACATGAGGTGGCCCTTCACGGTCACGTAGTCGGTCAGCAGCCGACTCTAGTTCCCGTTCCCGGCGAACGTGGTGATGCCCAGCGCCTCGAACAGCTCGTAAGCGACACCGTCGATGGGCAACGTGTCCTGCTGGCCCCTGGCGAGGACCTCGGCGAGGTGATCGGCCGACGGCTCGGGCAAGCCCGCCTCCGTCGCCCAGCCGATCATCACCGGCACCGCCGTGGCGATCCGGCCCGGCACGCCGTACTCCTCGGCCATCTCCCCCATCTCGCCGAGGAAGAACCGCTCGTTGAGCACCCAGTGCCACTCCGGCTCACCGCCACCGAACCCGGTGACCATCACGAAACCGCTGTCCATGACGGTGGCCATCAGGATCGGGACACCCAGCCGCTTCCACCGGCGCGGGGTCGTCTCCAGCCGCGTCGGGTCTGTCGTGACGTACCCCGACCAGCCCGCACGGAGGTTGTCGCATGCATCCCACCCGCGCGCGGGCACGCCGGTAGGTGCGAACGCCCACGTGGCGGTCAGTCCCATGATCACCCTCTCACGCTGCCGACTGCGGAAGCCTACGACGTGCCCGCCGCGCTCATGGCTTGAGCCTGCCCGCCTTGGCCTCGAGATAACGCTGCTCGGGGGTGCTGCTGGTCCGTTTGGCCGCACGCAGATAGGCCGCTCGCGCGGCGGCGCCGTCACCGGCCATCTCCAGCAGGTGGGCGCGGACGGCCTCCAGCCGGTGGTGCTCGGCAAGGCGGCTGTCGCCGTCCAATGTGGCCAGCATGGCGAGCCCGGCGGCCGGTCCCTCCACCATGGACAGCGCGACGGCGTGGTTGAGCGTGACCATCGGGTTGGGTTGCAGGCGCGCCAGGATCCGGTAGAGCACCAGGATCTGCGGCCAGTCGGTGGCAGCGGGCGTCCCGGCCGCGTCGTGCAACGCGGCGACGGCGGCCTGCAGCTGGTACGGACCGATCGGGAACCGGGCCATGGCGTCGTCGACCAGCCGTGTCCCCTCGGCGATCTCGGCGGTGTCCCACAGCGACCGGTCCTGCTCGGCGAGCGGTACGAGCTCACCGTCCTTTGTGGTCCGCGCGGGCCTGCGGGCGTCGGTGAGCAGCATCAACGCGAGCAGCCCGGCGACCTCGCCGTCGTCGGGCAGCAGCGCGTGCACGGTCCTGGTCAGCCGGATGGCCTCGCCGGTGAGCTCGACGCTGTGCAGGTCGGGGCCGGTGGACGCGGTGTAGCCCTCGTTGAAGATCAGGTAGAGCACGTGCAGCACGACCGGCAGGCGCCGCGCCCACTCCGGTTCGGGGATGCCGGTCGACTTGATCTTCTGCTTGGCGCGGCTGATCCGCTGGCCCATGGTGGCCTCGGGGACCATGAACGCGCGGGCGATCTGGCCCGTGGTCAGCCCGCCGACGGCCCGCAGGGTCAGCGCGACCTGGGACGACGGCGACAGATCCGGGTGGCAGCACAGGAACAGCAGTTCGAGCGTGTCGTCCCGGTCGTCCGCCTCGGCCGCGGCCGGTGGTTGCTGGGCGGCGGCGAGCGTCTCCCGCCTGCGCCTGGCCTCGTCGCTGCGCCACTGGTCGGTGAGTTTCCGGGACGCGACCGTGATCAGCCACGACTTGGGGCTGTCGGGCAGCCCGTCCTCGCGCCACTGGAGGCTGGCGGCCAGCAGCGCCTCCTGCACGGCGTCCTCGCACGCGTCGAACCGGCTGTAGCGGCGCACGAGCACACCGAGGACCTGCGGCGCCAGCTGACGCAGCAGGTCCTCGAGCTCCGTCGTCACATCTCCAGCCCGGCGGAGAACATCACCGGCCGCACCTCGACCCCGAACCCCTCGAACCCGGTGTCCGGGATCAGCTTGGCCAGCTCGACCGCCCGCTCCTGGTTCTCGCACTCGACCAGGTAGAAGCCGCCCATGAACTCCTTGGCCTCGATGTACGGGCCGTCGGTGACCACCTGCGCACCGCCCTCGGACTTGACCACCACCGTGTTGGACGGGTCAGCCAGCGCCTGGGTGACGATCAGCTCGCCGGTGCCGGTGATGGTGTCCATGAACGCCTGGTGGCCGTGCCCGATCTGCTCGCGTTCCTCGTCGGTCAGCGCCGCCATGGTCGCCGGGTTCACGTTCATGATCAGCAGGTACTTCACGTCGTCACTCCTGTTCCGCGCGCCCCGGTCCGGGCGCGCTCACGAGTGAGTCGGTGCCCGCCGACCGTCTTCGACATGGTGTCACCGACGGGTTCGCAACTCCCACTCACCCGGCACCGCCGCGTAGACGGCGTCCAGCGCGGCGGGGCTACGCGCGATCACCCACAGCCACTCCTCCGCGTCGCACCGCAGCAGGCAGTCGTCACCGCTGTACCAGCGGACCGGTGGACCGTTCGGGACCGCCCACATCGGGTACTCCGGGAACGGCACCCTGGTGAAGACCCGGTCCACCGCGCCGATCGCGGCCCGGTCGACCCACCGGTTGTCGAAGTGGTCGTCCCAGCCGAGCAGGGTCTCACTGAGGACCATCTCCGCGCAGGCCAGTGACGTGCTGGTGAGGAACGGCCGCCACTCGGCGCCGACCAGGAACTCCACCGGCGGGTCAGGGTGCTCGACGTCCGCGACCGCCCACGCTGTGCAGGCCTGGTTCTCTCGCCGGAAGACCAGCCTGCCGTCGGCCTCGGGCGCGAGCTTCGATGGCGGCACGAGCTGGTCCTGGTTGCTGGTCAGGTCGTCGCGCCTGCCGAGCAGGCGGTAGGCCCGACGCAGGGCGTCCGGCATCCTGATGCCCGCGAGGTCGGCGTCCGGGTACCCGTCCAGTGGGGTCAGCGGCCCCATCCACTCGGCGGCGAGGTCGCGGACGAACCGCCACGGGTGGGTGACGTCGAAGTTCACTCGAACCGGGACACGTCACCCGCGCCTTCGCGGACGATCTCCGGCTCACCCTGCGAGAAGTCGATCACCGTGGTGGGCACCGTGCCGCACTCGCCGGAGTCGATCACCGCGTCGATCACGTTGTCCAGGTGTTCCTTGATCTCCCAGCCCTGGGTCATCGGCTCCTCCTGGTCGGGCAGCAGCAGCGTGCTCGACAGCAGCGGCTCGCCCAGTTCGGCGAGCAGGGCCTGGGTGACCGTGTGGTCCGGGATGCGCACGCCGACGGTCTTCTTCTTCGGGTGCTGCATGCGGCGCGGGACTTCCTTCGTCGCGGGCAGGATGAACGTGTAGCTGCCCGGCGTCACCGCCTTGATCGCCCTGAACACGTCGTTGTCGACGTAGACGAACTGGCCGAGCTGGGCGAAGTCCTGGCACACCAGCGTGAAGTGGTGCCGGTCGTCGAGGTGCCTGATCTGCCTGATCCGGTCGATCCCGTCCCGGTTGCCCAGCTGGCAGCCCAGCGCGAAGCAGGAGTCGGTCGGGTAGGCGATCAGGCCGTCCTGCCGCAACAACTCCACGACCTGGCTGATCGACCGCTTCTGCGGGTTGTCGGGGTGCACGTCGAAGTACCTCGCCATGCACCCCAACCTAGTCCATGGTGGACGTGGTCACGCGACGATCCGCATCTGCGCCATCATCGCCACCGACGAGTGGTCGACGAAGTGGCAGTGGAACGGGAAAACACCCGTGTAGGGCGCGTCGAACCTGATCAGCAGCCGGACCGTCTCGCCGGACGCGATCGACACCGTGTCCTTCGGGAACGCCTCCCACGGCTCGACCGACCTGCCGTCGCGGTCGAGCACCCGGAACTGCACGACGTGCACGTGCAGCGAGTGCGGGATCGGGTCCGGATCGGCGTTGGTGACCTCCCAGATCTCGGTGCTGCCCCGTTTGATCGTGAAGTCCGTCCGGTGCGGGTCGTACGGTTTGCCGTTGATCAGGAAGACCAGGTTCTTGAAGTCGAAGCTCAGCACCACCTTCCTGGTCGTCATGACCGGTGCGCCGACGGCCGGGAGCACACTGAGCTTCTGCGGCACCGAACTGTCGTCGGTGTCCGGCATGTCCTTGCGGATCCCGTCGACCACCTCGAACCGCATGACCTCGGTGTTCTCCAGTGCCGTGCCCTGCGCGTTGACCAGCGTGATCTGGCTGCCGCCGCGTGCCTTGGCGAAGTCGACGACGACCTCGACCCGCTCGGCCGGCCACAGCGAGATCTCGGTGCGGCGCACGGGCCTGGCCAGCAGGCCCCCGTCGGTGGCGACCTGGACGAACTCGGCGCCGTTGCCGAGCCGGAACGCGAACATGCGCTCGTTCGACGTGTTCACCAGCCGCAACCGGTACTTGCGGCGGCGCACCCGGAGAACCGGCTGCGGCACGCCGTTGACCAGGACCGTGCTGCGGCGCTGGGCGTCGAACATCGCCCAGAGCAGCTGACCGTGGTCGTCGAGCGCGACGTCGCGGAACATCAGCGGGATGTCGAACTGGCCGCGCGGCAGTGTCGGCGCCTCGGCGGGATCCTCGACGAGGTACAACCCGCAGAGTCCTTTGTAGATCTGTTCGGCTTCCAGGTGGTGCGCGTGGTCGTGGTACCAGAGCGTGGCGGCCCGCTGGTCGTTCGGGTAGTGGTAGATGCGGGAGTTGCCCGGCTGGATGACGTCGAGCGGGTGCCCGTCGCTGTCCTGCGGGACGATCCCGCCGTGCAGGTGCACCGCGGACGGCGTCTGCAGGCGGTTGGTGACCGCGACCTTGACCGAACGGCCGCGGCGCGCCCTGATGGTCGGGCCGGGGAAGCTGCCGTTGTACGTGATCACCTCGGTCGGCACCCCCGGCAGGATCTCGGCGACACCGGGCCGGACCGACAGTTCGTAGTAGTCCGTCGAACGGTCGGAGTGCACCGGCGACAGGACAGGCGGGATGGGAAGGGCCCGGGTGAACGGCTTGACGGATGGCGGCGTGCCGACCACCGCCGACACCAGACGCTCCGCCGGCAGGGCCAGCGCCACGCCACCGGCGGCGCCGAGCTTCAGCGTGCCTCTACGGTTGAGCATCGGCTTACCTCTTTTCTTCTACGGAACGCCGAACAGCGCTGTTCCGGCGACGACGAGCACGAACGTGTACTGCAGCACCGTCATCGCGGCCGCCACCGTGCCGGTGAACAAGATCGCGTTCCCGAGCGTGAGCGCGGCGACCGGAACTGTCACCGCGGCCGAAGCCACGGACCCCATGACAGCGAAGGAGAAACGTGCGGACAGACGGTCGGGTGACCGGAAGTACCGCCGGACGATCCAGGCCGCACCGAGAATCACGACGGCCGTCAGGTGTACCGCGAGGATGACGAGGCCCGGGTAGTTGACGACAGCGGACCCGGTCACCGGTGGTGGTGGCAGGTAGCCGTTCTGGTGGTGGCCGACGGTGGCCAGCGCGTGCCGTGGGACGAACGCGCCCGTCGGCAGGAATCTCGCGTGGTCTCTCAAGGCCCAGGCGATCACCGCCGCGGCGGTCAGGGCGAACAGGACAACCGGCACAGTCCTTGGAGCGGTCGCAGCTCCCCAGATCGCCGCCCGGCCTGTCAGCCCCCTCTGGTCGACTGGAAATCGGGGAATCCCCGGGGCAGCGGGGTTTGCCGGAGCGGGAATGCCGGGCATGGCTGTCACCGTCCGCTGGCGGCGAGGTCGGCCGCGACCGAGTCGCGCAGGCCGACCGGGCGGGGTGTGGGCGGCTTGGGTGGGCGCCGGCCGGGCGTGTGCCGAATGACCCACGCTGCCGCCACCATCACCATCCGGGCCATGGCCGTTCACCCCTTCGCTGTCGCTAGTGGACTGGAGACGCGCCGGACCAGCTGGTCGCGGATCCTGGTGGGGATCCCTGGCGCGAACCGCTCGAGGTAGCTCTCCGCGTGCGCGTCCGTGTCGATCACGAACGGCAGGTCGAACACCACGAGCTTGCGGATCGCCAGCAACGGCAGCGGCGCGCGCAACGCCTTGAAGTGCGCGTTCCACAACCCCGGTTCGTCGCACTCCGGGTGGAACTGGCCGATCATCAACCCGTTCGCGACGAACTCGTCCTTCGCCTCGGACTGCAGGGCGTCGAGTTCGGCCGAGTCCGCGTAGTCCAGGTGGGGCAGTGCCAACAGGATCGTCAGCAGCTCCTGGTCGGTGGGGGACAGCGTCCGCGACAGCGCCTCGTACTGGGCGCGCAGTCCTTCGATCGCCGCGGGGACGTCCGGCGTGGTCGCGGCGGCCAGGTAGTACAGGCCCTTGCGCAGCGAGGGCTGCGTGTACGGGCACACCGGGCCGGACCGGCCGAGGTCGGGGTGCGCGGTCACGAGGTAGTCCCGTGACCACGCCAGGATTTCCCTTACGTGCGGCAGGTGTTCCGCCGGCACGTCGCCGTCGTCGACCTGCGCCGCCGTCCAGATCACTACTGCGGAGTTCATTGCGGCTCCCGCCACATCGGCTGCAGGGTCGGTCCGTCGGGGATCTCGATCGCGGTGCCCACGGGCAGGAAGCCGTACCTCCTGGCCACCGCTGATCCGCCTGCCGAGCTGGTTTCCAGGTACGCTGCGACGCGCTCGGAGTCGATCCGTGCGATGAGGTTGTCGAACAGCGCCGACATCGTGCCGTGGCGCTGGTTCGACGGGCTCACGCCGGCGAACGCGACGTAGTAGTGCGGCCGGCCGGTCGGGTGGTGGATCGTCTGCAGGCCGGAGATCGTGGCCATCGCTTCCGCGTCGGGTCCGAGGATCTCGGTGAAGCGGCGCGCCAGCTCCGCCGCGCGGGTTTCCGTCTCCTCCCATGCGCCTGGAGGCAGGAAGAGCAGTGCCGCGTCGCGGTCCGCGTTGGTGTAGACGCCAAGGTAGCGCAGCGAGATGTCCAGGTGCTCGCGGAAGAACGCGGGCAGGACCGTGGCCCTGCGGTCGTCGTCGGGGGTGATCCAGCGCGTCAACGGGTCGCCGTGGAACGCATCGGCGAGCATCTTGGCCAGTATCTCGGCGTCGGCACTGGAAGCCAGGATCGCATTCAACGGAGTGTCCCTTCAGACCTCGGCGGCGAGTTCTTCGATGCGGGCGTGCAGCGTCCCCAGGTAGTTCTCGGCCTCCGGTTTGATGAGGGCGCTGCGCAGTACACGGGCGGAGTCGGCGTCACGCGCGACGAGCGGGTGGCGGCGCAGGAACGCGTCGGCGCCGGTGCGCAGCAGGCTCAGGTAGACCGGGTCGTCCTCGGCCGCCATCCCCGCGCGCAGCAGCGCGTCGGACCGGGCATCCACAGTGGACAGGTGGGTGCCGGTCGGGAAGTAGGTCACGATGTCCAGCTCCGGCTCCTGGTACAGCGTCAGCTCGCCGGAAGCCTTGATCCTGCCCGCGAAGGCGACCGCGGCACGGCGGGTGGTGGCCAGAATCCGGCCGAACCCGTCCGGGGTGAGCGGCAGCAGCCGCAAGGTCAGCCACAGCGCCGCCGCGGCGGCACCGGCCCGTGAGCACTCCAGGCTGATCTCACCGAGATGCAGTGCCGAGTCGGTGAAGTACGTGTACGGCGAGTCGTGCGACAGGTGCCGCCCTGCCCGTGGGTCGGCGAAAAGCACTGCGCCGCAACCGTACGGCTGCAAACCGTGCTTGTGCGGGTCGACGGCGACGGAGTCGCAGTCAGCGATCGCCAGCCAGGGCCTGGGATCCAGGCCGGCGGTGTCCTCGGCGCGGGCGAGCACGCTGTAGAAGCCGCCGTACGCCGCGTCCACGTGTATCCGGGCGCCGTACTTCCGTGCCAGTGCCACGGCTTCGTGCACAGGGTCGACGGCGCCCAGGCCTGTGGTACCAGCGGTGACGACCACTGTGCCGACCTGTCCGGTGTGCAGCACGTGGTCCAGCGCGTCGAGGTCGACGCGTCCATGTGCGTCCACCGGCAGCCGGTGTCCTTGTACTCCAAGCACGTGGCACATACGCTCGTGCGTGTAATGGCATTCCGAGCTGAACGCGATTCCCTTGCCGGGGTGCAATTGCCGCGCCACGTACAGCGCTTCCAGGTTGGCCATGGTCCCACTTGTGGTGAGATGGCCGACGTGCGGGCCGAAACCGACCATGTCCGCGAGCGCGGTGACGCATTCGCGTTCCATTTCGGTGGTGGCCGGGCCGCCTTCTCTGGCGTGGTTGTTCGGGTTGAACAGCATGGCCGTGAAGTAGCCGATGATCGCCGCCGGGTGCGGCGGTTTCACCATTTGCCCGGCGTATCGCGGGTGAAAGAACGGGTAGTTGTCGGACAGGCGTTTCGTGAACTCGCCGAACGCCGCCCCGAACTGTTCGCCGGACACGTGGTGGGACGCGTGTGGCTGCATCGGGCCGAACTGCTCGGCCCAGTCGTCGGCGAAGTCAGCCGCGCGGGATAGCCAGTGCCGCAGATCCATGGATCTGTTGTACCGAGCCACCCGCAAGAGCCCCGCAACACACGGCGACAGCCCGAGAGGAGCACCTCTCGGGCTGTGCGGGAAATCCCTCGGCTACGCGGAGAAGTGGGCGATCAGCGCCCAGATCGCGGCACCGAAGCCGAGCGTGGCGAACCACGCCCTGATGCCGTTGAGCCGGACCCACGGCTCCTCGAACTCCTTGCGCACAGCGGCGAGGTCGGCGATCCTGTCCGGCGGGCCGTACTTGTCGAGCCGGACGTTCATCGGCACGTTGCGGGTCACCGTGACGCCGAAGCAGCCGACGTAGAACACCAGCGCGAGCAGGACCGGGAGGAACACCGCGAACGGCTGGCCGATGTACAGGATCACGGTCAGGATGCCGAACAACAGCGACCCGATGAACGTCATGAAGAACCTGGGGTTCTGCACGTCCCGGTTGATTTTCTGCATCACGTCGACGAACGTGCGGTCGTCCGTGCCGCGCAGGCTGACCATCACCGAAATCGAGTAGGTGTAGAAAAATCCGGAGACAAGTCCCAACAACAGCGTCGTGACGATCAGCGATGCGGCTCTGACCACATCCATTGCCGTTCCTCCTGCCAGAAGCCCGAGCGATCCCTTCGCGAAGCGAACAGTATCAGGAAATGCCCGTTTTGAGAGCCTTGTTCGCGCGTCCATGTAGCGCGATCGCGGGCACGAGGGCGAGCAGCGACAACATGCACGCAATCGTGCGCGCGGCGTTGAGGAAGTTCCACGTGCCTTCGTCGAATGCCGCGCGTGCGGCGGCGAAGTCGGCGATCACGGCCGGATCTCCCGCCCCGGCGAGTTTGTTGTTCAACGGTATGTTGCCGCTGAACGTCAGGGCGAGCGCGACCACGTAGAGCAGGGTGGCCGCCAGGATCCAGCGCGCGGCGGTGCGGTAACCGGCGCGGTGGTGCACGATCGCGGCGGCGCCGGTGAAGACGAACGCGCCGAGGAACGCGAACATGAACCCGCCGTTCTGCACGCCTTCGTTGATCTTCTGCATGGAGACGACGAAAGCCCGGTCGTCGACCTTGGCCAGCGAGGGCATGACCAGGATGGCGAAGGAGAAGAAGAACCCCGCCATCAGGCCGACGGTGAGGGTGGCGAGGTACAACAACGGCGCGGCGGCCTTGCTGCGGGGCCGGGCCTGCTGCCCCGCTCCTTGGTGAGCAAGCATCGGACTCGTCCTTCTCTCTGGTGTGGACTCAATGGGTAGCAGGCGACCGGTCGCCGGCTCACCGTCATCCCTCGTTCGTGGCGCCCGGTTCACCTAAACGCCGTATCGGCGCGAGAAGCCGGTCGTAGCGCCACGTCAACACGGTGTTACCGATCAGGCGCACGGGCGGCGGGATCGACACGGCCGCCGCCGCGTCGGCGGTGCGTTTGTCGACGCCGTCGAACAGCCAGGGGAACAGGAAGGCCCGCATCCCGGGGCCCGCACTGCGCATCACCTGGTTCTCGATGTCCAGGTACTGCTGCCTGGTCAGGTCGTCGACGAACACCGGGAAGACTGTCGGCTCCTCGACGGCGAGGTGGCCGAGCAGGATCGTCTCGAACTTCCGTGCCGCCTCGGGCACCGCGCTCACGTCACCGCGCAGTGCGGTGGACACGTCGGCCATCGCCTGGTCGAGCTCGGTGTGGTCGTGGGCGAGTTCCTTCTCCTTCGCCGCGAAATCGGCGACTCGCCTGCGCAGCGCGGGAAACAGCACGTCGTCCTCGGTGCGGTGGTGCCATTCGATCACGTCCCGCAATTGATCGAACCACGTCAGGACCGGCCCGGCGTTGGCACGGGTGACATTCGGCGCGGCATCGGCGATCCGGCGGGCGTCGCGGCGCATCGCCACGTGCATCAACGCGAACCCGTGGATGTGCACGGGCAGGCCGCCGACACCGTTCTCAGTGGACATCGTCATCAGGACCAGACTCCCGTTTCCGCGGTCTTGCGCGCGTAGTCGGCGAAATCCCTCGGTTCACGGCCGAGCGCGCGCTGGACGCCGTCGCTGAGGTACGAGTTGCGTCCATCGAGGACTTTCCGGAACATTTCCACATAGGCCAGTGGCAGGCCGTGTTCCCTGAGCATCTTTCCGTATTCCACGAATGTCACGGGCACGTAGCTGACTTCCTTGCCGCGGGCCGCGCCGATCTCGGCGGCGGCGTCGCCGAAGGTGAGCAGCCGCGGACCGGACAGTTCGTACGTCTGTCCCAAATGTTTGTCAGTGGTCAACGCGGCGACGGCGGTGTCGGCGATGTCCTCCACGTCGACGAACGGTTCGGCGACGTCGCTCGCGGGCAGTTCGATCACGCCGTGCACGACCGGTTCGTACATGAAGCTCTCGCTGAAGTTCTGGTTGAACCACGCGGCCCGCAGGATCGTCCACTCGGCACCGCTGTCGCGCACAGCCTGCTCGCTGGCGCCCGCGTGCACCTCGTCGCCACGGCCGGACAGCAGCACCAGCCGTCGAACGCCGGCGTCCGCGGCGGCGTTCGCGAACTCGCCGATTGTCTCGGCCGCGCCGGGGAAGGCGATCTCCGGCGCGTAGACGATGTAGGCCTTGTCGACGCCGTCGAGCACCGGACCCCAAGTCGTCCGGTCATCCCATTCGAACCGCGGCTCGGCGGCCGACCGCGACCCGATCCGCACTTGGACGCCGAGCGCCGTCAGCCGCGCGGCCACCCTGCTGCCCGTCTTGCCGGTCCCGCCAAGCACCAAAGTCCTGTCGCCCATAAACACTCCTCTGGCCCGGGAGACGGTGTCGTCCCGGGCCGCTGGTCATTCACGTCCACACAAGAATCACGGCACGCGCATGTTCCGTAGGTCGTCCAGCTCGGCCAGCCAGCCGGTCAGGCTGGTGGTGCGCAGCAGCCCGGTCCCGATCAGCAGGCCCCGGTAGCCCTCGGCGAGCAGCCGGTCGGCGTCCTGTGGTTTGGTGATCCCGCTCGCACTGACCGGGCATCGGGTCCCGGTCGCGGCCAGCGCCGGCAACAGCCGGGCACTGCGATCGAGATCTCCCGTGCCACGCTCCCGATTCTTGATGTCCTTGTTGTTGACGGCAACCACGCAGTGCTCCGCACTTGGGCCCGCGCCGAAGGCGGCGTCGATCTCCGCCTCGCCGGTGACTTCCACGAACGGCGTCAGGCCGAGTTCCAGGCTGCCCTCGATCAGCCCCGGCATGCCGGACCGCGGCAACAGGCCCGCGGTCAGCAGGACCGCGGAGGCGCCGAGGTCGCGTGCCTTCAGCAGTTGGTCGCGCCGGGTGATGAAGTCCTTCTGCAGCACCGGGCGGTCGGTGAGCGACGCGACCTCGCTGAGCATCGAGTCCGTGCCGCCGAACCACCGCCCGGTGACCACGGAGAGGCAAGGCGCGCCCGCGGCCTCGTACTCGGCCACGATGTCCGCGATCGACCGGTCGCCGAACAGGTCGTCGCCGTGCGGGTCGCGCCGTTTGACCTCCATGATCACCGGCCGGCCGGCGTCCAGCAGCGCATCGATGAACGTCATGCGACCTCCACGTACCGGGCGGTGCGCCAACCGCGGCTGATGTCGGTGATGTTCTTGCGTTCGAAACGACCCGAGTGGTTCCGGGCTCCCGTGTCCACGTCGATCCCGTGGAACTGCGGGTGCTGCACGACGGTCTCGTAGTCGGCGCTGTTGTGCGCCGAGAT
This window contains:
- a CDS encoding ParB/RepB/Spo0J family partition protein, whose protein sequence is MTNFAAVSLPREEFDCLEMSAGAGPVVRIPIRALRVAGSPRTAGENLEHVRALADTPDELPPIIVHRGTMRVIDGVHRLRAARLRNHPDIAVRFFDGDEADAFVLAVRSNVAHGLPLSLAERKAAAKSIVTSHPHWSDRLIASVTGLSAKTIGEVRRSGGVPQPESRIGQDGRVRPINSLEKRRLAMNLMRQNPNLSLRQVAKAAGISPETARAVRARLQRGEDPTVRKPSNTKRTEERRPPQTRVAQPLQMPDRVTIMRYLRTDPTLRFSETGRTLLRLLDVHAMSNDRWALLVRNVPPHARGTIAQAAMECARVWRTVAEQLERTAGPR
- a CDS encoding copper resistance CopC family protein; protein product: MFVRRFSAALLLSATALLSTAVPALAHTELKSSNPAKGAALAAPPAQIQLTFSEAVQVEPGAVSVAGPGGEQWTVGQVTVAAQVVTAPVTPVGPAGQYTVSYRVISADGDPVSGKVPFTLTAAVPAPVSAPPSTPSSPPASSAAAPPVSASAATTATATPNAGQSGGSGGIPVWVWIAGAIVIAGAGVLIGVRAGKSKS
- a CDS encoding RNA polymerase sigma factor, whose product is MTTELEDLLRQLAPQVLGVLVRRYSRFDACEDAVQEALLAASLQWREDGLPDSPKSWLITVASRKLTDQWRSDEARRRRETLAAAQQPPAAAEADDRDDTLELLFLCCHPDLSPSSQVALTLRAVGGLTTGQIARAFMVPEATMGQRISRAKQKIKSTGIPEPEWARRLPVVLHVLYLIFNEGYTASTGPDLHSVELTGEAIRLTRTVHALLPDDGEVAGLLALMLLTDARRPARTTKDGELVPLAEQDRSLWDTAEIAEGTRLVDDAMARFPIGPYQLQAAVAALHDAAGTPAATDWPQILVLYRILARLQPNPMVTLNHAVALSMVEGPAAGLAMLATLDGDSRLAEHHRLEAVRAHLLEMAGDGAAARAAYLRAAKRTSSTPEQRYLEAKAGRLKP
- a CDS encoding YciI family protein; its protein translation is MKYLLIMNVNPATMAALTDEEREQIGHGHQAFMDTITGTGELIVTQALADPSNTVVVKSEGGAQVVTDGPYIEAKEFMGGFYLVECENQERAVELAKLIPDTGFEGFGVEVRPVMFSAGLEM
- a CDS encoding L-threonylcarbamoyladenylate synthase, which codes for MARYFDVHPDNPQKRSISQVVELLRQDGLIAYPTDSCFALGCQLGNRDGIDRIRQIRHLDDRHHFTLVCQDFAQLGQFVYVDNDVFRAIKAVTPGSYTFILPATKEVPRRMQHPKKKTVGVRIPDHTVTQALLAELGEPLLSSTLLLPDQEEPMTQGWEIKEHLDNVIDAVIDSGECGTVPTTVIDFSQGEPEIVREGAGDVSRFE
- a CDS encoding multicopper oxidase family protein, whose translation is MLNRRGTLKLGAAGGVALALPAERLVSAVVGTPPSVKPFTRALPIPPVLSPVHSDRSTDYYELSVRPGVAEILPGVPTEVITYNGSFPGPTIRARRGRSVKVAVTNRLQTPSAVHLHGGIVPQDSDGHPLDVIQPGNSRIYHYPNDQRAATLWYHDHAHHLEAEQIYKGLCGLYLVEDPAEAPTLPRGQFDIPLMFRDVALDDHGQLLWAMFDAQRRSTVLVNGVPQPVLRVRRRKYRLRLVNTSNERMFAFRLGNGAEFVQVATDGGLLARPVRRTEISLWPAERVEVVVDFAKARGGSQITLVNAQGTALENTEVMRFEVVDGIRKDMPDTDDSSVPQKLSVLPAVGAPVMTTRKVVLSFDFKNLVFLINGKPYDPHRTDFTIKRGSTEIWEVTNADPDPIPHSLHVHVVQFRVLDRDGRSVEPWEAFPKDTVSIASGETVRLLIRFDAPYTGVFPFHCHFVDHSSVAMMAQMRIVA
- a CDS encoding DUF6875 domain-containing protein, encoding MNSAVVIWTAAQVDDGDVPAEHLPHVREILAWSRDYLVTAHPDLGRSGPVCPYTQPSLRKGLYYLAAATTPDVPAAIEGLRAQYEALSRTLSPTDQELLTILLALPHLDYADSAELDALQSEAKDEFVANGLMIGQFHPECDEPGLWNAHFKALRAPLPLLAIRKLVVFDLPFVIDTDAHAESYLERFAPGIPTRIRDQLVRRVSSPLATAKG